A single region of the Lineus longissimus chromosome 14, tnLinLong1.2, whole genome shotgun sequence genome encodes:
- the LOC135498566 gene encoding uncharacterized protein LOC135498566: MDARFHSWSENWLLSSKKEFCDIRDRQRQEHFSTGKYPVHPSMAPFSAQSHNVYNRQPTQTRGQSRPPRTPQQPNTCCTNCEKTTVNVLQRRWIYLLQGVVIFILGLVLGIIYFCIRAVTATLQFTETIPSYIPSILLMMSGILAGLLFWKRENLLVIGALFLCLASTIICVACSVFSLIQHIPLIKRMVLCSFDEIARQCHCYTDTIKDMTLYTFHDIANCHLLHSDLLDYHYTQCGLYMVTGLICFISASFHVLLLRFYTRRKLPSSVRTRSLSILQPVDVQHLANIQLRQSHMTDLNQSDSLYENTAGGLDNHGYDATTGIEVLPPTGNEEPLVYIPVDVERPHQPIQQDPFSRYISLPGEPRVCLLGIRKRESILQPAREVEETAEAAETFDDLPVGASAEDLAQGQGHVGTGQRSSPNRAINQQILNGLELYRFQNRRNSLADIRNSQPRHSTPSVAHSDRPSATIPNRPIRRCRCHDLPRRPLPRQPINSLPPRPITRSRNLENSLPRVPRRRGYPLAQTVSPQLQDYLEQCSRLSLASDMMPQQHPARLGHLQAPRARSCYSDDYHAFHYLPEFLALPEEPPPPYSLSPPYDNEHLPGYSSRHGTVRNPGNATRTRLTRALMPETEL; encoded by the exons ACCCCGTACACCCGTCTATGGCTCCATTCTCTGCGCAGTCACACAATGTCTACAATCGCCAACCGACCCAAACAAGGGGTCAAAGCCGTCCACCTCGCACCCCCCAACAACCGAATACTTGCTGCACCAACTGTGAGAAGACTACAGTGAACGTGTTACAGAGGAGATGGATCTATTTATTACAGGGGGTGGTCATCtttatccttggacttgtcctgGGTATCATCTACTTCTGTATCCGAGCAGTGACAGCGACGCTCCAGTTCACTGAGACGATACCTTCCTACATCCCCTCAATACTG cTGATGATGAGTGGCATTCTGGCGGGACTCCTATTTTGGAAGCGTGAAAATCTGCTG GTAATTGGGGCACTATTCCTCTGTCTGGCCAGCACGATCATATGTGTTGCCTGCTCCGTGTTTTCGCTGATCCAGCATATTCCCCTCATCAAGCGGATGGTGCTGTGTTCCTTCGATGAGATTGCCAGGCAGTGTCACTGTTATACTGACACTATAAAAG ACATGACCCTCTACACGTTCCACGACATTGCCAACTGCCACCTGCTTCACAGTGATCTCCTCGATTACCATTACACACAGTGCGGCCTCTATATGGTGACTGGTCTCATCTGCTTCATTTCTGCATCATTCCACGTCCTACTGCTGAGGTTTTATACCAGGAGGAAATTA CCGTCGTCCGTCCGAACTCGATCTCTCTCCATCCTACAGCCAGTTGATGTCCAACATCTTGCCAATATTCAACTTCGACAAAGTCACATGACTGATTTAAACCAATCAGATTCACTTTATGAAAATACTGCTGGTGGATTGGATAATCACGGTTATGACGCGACCACAGGGattgaggtgctgccacctacagGGAATGAGGAACCATTAGTTTACATTCCCGTTGATGTGGAACGTCCACACCAACCGATTCAGCAGGATCCGTTCTCGCGTTATATTTCTCTCCCCGGCGAGCCGCGCGTCTGTCTGCTTGGAATCAGGAAACGTGAAAGTATCTTACAGCCTGCTCGAGAGGTGGAAGAAACTGCCGAGGCAGCAGAAACTTTTGATGATTTGCCTGTCGGTGCATCGGCGGAGGATCTTGcacagggtcaaggtcatgttGGTACAGGTCAAAGGTCATCACCAAACAGAGCAATTAATCAACAGATACTGAATGGTTTGGAGTTGTATCGTTTTCAGAATCGGCGGAATTCATTAGCGGACATCAGAAACTCACAGCCACGTCATTCTACGCCGTCTGTTGCCCATAGCGACCGTCCATCGGCAACCATTCCAAACCGTCCAATCAGGAGATGTCGTTGCCATGATCTGCCACGCCGGCCATTACCACGGCAACCAATAAACAGTCTGCCACCGCGCCCAATAACTCGTAGCAGAAATTTAGAGAATTCTCTGCCGCGAGTTCCCCGGAGACGAGGTTACCCGTTAGCCCAGACAGTGTCGCCACAGTTACAGGATTATCTTGAGCAATGCAGTCGATTAAGTCTCGCTTCAGACATGATGCCCCAGCAACACCCAGCGAGACTCGGTCATCTGCAGGCTCCGCGGGCCAGAAGCTGCTACAGTGACGACTACCACGCATTTCATTATCTCCCAGAATTCTTAGCACTACCAGAGGAGCCACCTCCGCCATATAGTCTGTCACCCCCGTATGATAATGAGCATCTCCCAGGTTATTCTAGCAGACATGGTACGGTCCGTAACCCGGGTAACGCGACCAGGACAAGGTTGACACGGGCGTTGATGCCAGAGACTGAACTTTGA